A stretch of Brachyhypopomus gauderio isolate BG-103 chromosome 3, BGAUD_0.2, whole genome shotgun sequence DNA encodes these proteins:
- the LOC143510200 gene encoding putative E3 ubiquitin-protein ligase TRIML1 isoform X3, with protein sequence MAQHECFPGRGVSRCHDRHHTFQRWHLSGAIYRPESFTGAVETRRGHVSGTLTLRASAVMMAPCEETPIKQQGNLKKHLNILAYRMKKLSAKKMDLRKKTAALKETIKTKYDDIKRVLDEDLRITLGQLDMEEEAMERNIDENIKSCYHLSQDLDQQLTEISIQLDKQVNYDQLSFSVQVSETEERIMETLKSTDPELVQMDEFKNEQLLSLTMNLLLFIRSQVPITKKLFQTYAQKVVLNPDSAHPKLIISPAGDSATYTDTWQEVSENPSRFDTTLNVISQEGFKEGRNYWEVQVSGKTYWELGLTYPSIPRKGNEEDCWLGRGPESWCVEFFNGDYTAWHNGVPHGLSHAMTTTGPTGDHCGSVTPPDLLLFYDWRPEQIKHHEHQHQINSLQNCRV encoded by the exons ATGGCACAACATGAATGCTTCCCAGGGCGCGGGGTCAGCAGGTGCCATGACAGACATCACACGTTCCAACGTTGGCATCTCAGCGGTGCAATATATAGGCCTGAGTCCTTCACTGGTGCAGTGGAGACAAGAAGAGGCCACGTGAGTGGAACGCTGACATTAAGAGCTAGTGCAGTCATGATGGCGCCATGTGAG GAAACACCTATAAAACAACAAGGGAACCTTAAAAAGCACCTAAACATTCTTGCTTACCGAATGAAAAAACTGTCAGCAAAGAAAATGGACTTGAGG AAAAAGACAGCAGCACTGAAAGAAACGATAAAGACGAAGTATGATGACATTAAACGAGTGTTAGACGAAGATCTAAGAATCACACTAGGACAATTAGACATGGAAGAAGAGGCTATGGAGAGGAACATCGATGAGAACATAAAGAGCTGCTACCATTTATCTCAGGACCTGGACCAGCAGTTGACTGAGATCTCCATCCAGCTGGACAAGCAAGTCAACTATGACCAG TTGTCTTTTTCCGTGCAGGTTTCAGAAACAGAAGAGAG GATCATGGAGACTCTGAAGAGTACAGATCCAGAACTTGTCCAGATGGATGAGTTCAAGAATGAGCAGCTACTCAGCTTAACCATGAACCTACTGCTGTTCATCCGCTCGCAAGTCCCCATTACCAAAAAACTCTTCCAGACCT ATGCTCAGAAAGTGGTTTTGAACCCTGATTCTGCTCACCCAAAGCTCATAATTTCTCCTGCTGGAGACAGTgccacatacacagacacctGGCAGGAAGTTTCGGAGAACCCCTCCCGCTTTGACACCACTCTAAACGTGATAAGCCAAGAGGGTTTCAAAGAAGGACGCAACTACTGggaggtgcaggtcagtgggaAAACGTACTGGGAACTGGGGCTCACCTATCCCAGCATCCCCAGGAAGGGTAACGAGGAAGACTGCTGGCTGGGCCGTGGGCCTGAGTCCTGGTGTGTGGAGTTCTTCAATGGTGATTATACAGCATGGCACAATGGGGTGCCCCATGGCCTATCCCAT GCCATGACAACCACGGGACCAACAGGAGATCACTGCGGATCTGTGACGCCTCCAGATCTGCTCCTGTTCTATGACTGGAGACCAGAGCAGATTAAACACCATGAACATCAGCACCAAATAAACTCATTACAAAACTGCCGTGTTTGA
- the LOC143510200 gene encoding putative E3 ubiquitin-protein ligase TRIML1 isoform X4, which produces MAQHECFPGRGVSRCHDRHHTFQRWHLSGAIYRPESFTGAVETRRGHVSGTLTLRASAVMMAPCEETPIKQQGNLKKHLNILAYRMKKLSAKKMDLRKKTAALKETIKTKYDDIKRVLDEDLRITLGQLDMEEEAMERNIDENIKSCYHLSQDLDQQLTEISIQLDKQVNYDQLSFSVQVSETEERIMETLKSTDPELVQMDEFKNEQLLSLTMNLLLFIRSQVPITKKLFQTYAQKVVLNPDSAHPKLIISPAGDSATYTDTWQEVSENPSRFDTTLNVISQEGFKEGRNYWEVQVSGKTYWELGLTYPSIPRKGNEEDCWLGRGPESWCVEFFNGDYTAWHNGVPHGLSHFLCRYVH; this is translated from the exons ATGGCACAACATGAATGCTTCCCAGGGCGCGGGGTCAGCAGGTGCCATGACAGACATCACACGTTCCAACGTTGGCATCTCAGCGGTGCAATATATAGGCCTGAGTCCTTCACTGGTGCAGTGGAGACAAGAAGAGGCCACGTGAGTGGAACGCTGACATTAAGAGCTAGTGCAGTCATGATGGCGCCATGTGAG GAAACACCTATAAAACAACAAGGGAACCTTAAAAAGCACCTAAACATTCTTGCTTACCGAATGAAAAAACTGTCAGCAAAGAAAATGGACTTGAGG AAAAAGACAGCAGCACTGAAAGAAACGATAAAGACGAAGTATGATGACATTAAACGAGTGTTAGACGAAGATCTAAGAATCACACTAGGACAATTAGACATGGAAGAAGAGGCTATGGAGAGGAACATCGATGAGAACATAAAGAGCTGCTACCATTTATCTCAGGACCTGGACCAGCAGTTGACTGAGATCTCCATCCAGCTGGACAAGCAAGTCAACTATGACCAG TTGTCTTTTTCCGTGCAGGTTTCAGAAACAGAAGAGAG GATCATGGAGACTCTGAAGAGTACAGATCCAGAACTTGTCCAGATGGATGAGTTCAAGAATGAGCAGCTACTCAGCTTAACCATGAACCTACTGCTGTTCATCCGCTCGCAAGTCCCCATTACCAAAAAACTCTTCCAGACCT ATGCTCAGAAAGTGGTTTTGAACCCTGATTCTGCTCACCCAAAGCTCATAATTTCTCCTGCTGGAGACAGTgccacatacacagacacctGGCAGGAAGTTTCGGAGAACCCCTCCCGCTTTGACACCACTCTAAACGTGATAAGCCAAGAGGGTTTCAAAGAAGGACGCAACTACTGggaggtgcaggtcagtgggaAAACGTACTGGGAACTGGGGCTCACCTATCCCAGCATCCCCAGGAAGGGTAACGAGGAAGACTGCTGGCTGGGCCGTGGGCCTGAGTCCTGGTGTGTGGAGTTCTTCAATGGTGATTATACAGCATGGCACAATGGGGTGCCCCATGGCCTATCCCAT TTTTTGTGCAGGTATGTTCACTGA
- the casp7 gene encoding caspase-7 isoform X2 — translation MSMQCGIEVNEESSKKPQNVGKEEKHGDPEIHYRITSPAFQYKMNHKQVGKCVIVNNKNFDERTGMNVRNGTDRDAAELYSSFRKLGFEVSIYNDLTCLNMMRLMEQVSDEDHSDRSCFACVLLSHGDEGQIYGTDGVMPIKNVTSLFRGDMCTSLVGKPKLFFIQACRGSEFDDGIQTDSGPSNDTMETDASPKQKIPVEADFLFAYSTVPGYYSWRNPGRGSWFIQALCSILNECGRKLEIMQILTRVNHMVATSFESWSDDPRYSQKKQISCVVSMLTKELYFK, via the exons ATGTCAATGCAGTGTGGCATAGAGGTCAATGAGGAGTCCAG TAAGAAGCCTCAGAATGTCGGTAAGGAGGAAAAGCACGGTGACCCTGAAATCCATTACAGGATCACGTCACCAGCATTCCAGTATAAGATGAACCATAAACAAGTGGGCAAGTGCGTCATCGTCAACAACAAGAATTTTGATGAAAGAACAG GAATGAACGTACGCAACGGCACGGACCGTGATGCAGCAGAGCTGTACAGTTCCTTCAGAAAACTGGGTTTCGAGGTTTCCATTTACAACGACCTGACCTGTCTGAATATGATGCGATTGATGGAACAAG TTTCGGACGAGGATCACAGTGACCGGTCCTGTTTCGCTTGCGTCCTCCTGAGCCACGGAGACGAGGGACAGATCTACGGGACAGACGGGGTGATGCCCATCAAGAACGTGACCTCGCTCTTCAGAGGAGACATGTGCACCAGCCTGGTGGGGAAGCCCAAGCTCTTCTTCATCCAG GCTTGTCGAGGCTCCGAGTTTGATGACGGCATTCAGACTGACTCAGGACCATCAAATGACACGATGGAGACCGATGCAAGTCCCAAGCAGAAGATCCCAGTGGAGGCAGACTTTTTGTTTGCATACTCTACTGTTCCAG GTTACTACTCATGGCGGAACCCGGGCCGGGGTTCGTGGTTCATCCAGGCCCTCTGTAGCATCCTAAATGAGTGTGGCAGGAAACTGGAGATCATGCAGATTCTTACACGAGTCAACCACATGGTGGCAACCAGCTTTGAGTCCTGGTCTGATGACCCACGCTATAGTCAGAAAAAGCAGATCTCCTGTGTGGTTTCTATGCTGACCAAAGAGCTTTATTTCAAATAA
- the LOC143510200 gene encoding putative E3 ubiquitin-protein ligase TRIML1 isoform X2, which yields MAQHECFPGRGVSRCHDRHHTFQRWHLSGAIYRPESFTGAVETRRGHVSGTLTLRASAVMMAPCEETPIKQQGNLKKHLNILAYRMKKLSAKKMDLRKKTAALKETIKTKYDDIKRVLDEDLRITLGQLDMEEEAMERNIDENIKSCYHLSQDLDQQLTEISIQLDKQVNYDQVSETEERIMETLKSTDPELVQMDEFKNEQLLSLTMNLLLFIRSQVPITKKLFQTYAQKVVLNPDSAHPKLIISPAGDSATYTDTWQEVSENPSRFDTTLNVISQEGFKEGRNYWEVQVSGKTYWELGLTYPSIPRKGNEEDCWLGRGPESWCVEFFNGDYTAWHNGVPHGLSHVSGRSFERIGVFTSFYRGLVCFLGADTMTPLYSFCAGMFTDELHLAICPGHDNHGTNRRSLRICDASRSAPVL from the exons ATGGCACAACATGAATGCTTCCCAGGGCGCGGGGTCAGCAGGTGCCATGACAGACATCACACGTTCCAACGTTGGCATCTCAGCGGTGCAATATATAGGCCTGAGTCCTTCACTGGTGCAGTGGAGACAAGAAGAGGCCACGTGAGTGGAACGCTGACATTAAGAGCTAGTGCAGTCATGATGGCGCCATGTGAG GAAACACCTATAAAACAACAAGGGAACCTTAAAAAGCACCTAAACATTCTTGCTTACCGAATGAAAAAACTGTCAGCAAAGAAAATGGACTTGAGG AAAAAGACAGCAGCACTGAAAGAAACGATAAAGACGAAGTATGATGACATTAAACGAGTGTTAGACGAAGATCTAAGAATCACACTAGGACAATTAGACATGGAAGAAGAGGCTATGGAGAGGAACATCGATGAGAACATAAAGAGCTGCTACCATTTATCTCAGGACCTGGACCAGCAGTTGACTGAGATCTCCATCCAGCTGGACAAGCAAGTCAACTATGACCAG GTTTCAGAAACAGAAGAGAG GATCATGGAGACTCTGAAGAGTACAGATCCAGAACTTGTCCAGATGGATGAGTTCAAGAATGAGCAGCTACTCAGCTTAACCATGAACCTACTGCTGTTCATCCGCTCGCAAGTCCCCATTACCAAAAAACTCTTCCAGACCT ATGCTCAGAAAGTGGTTTTGAACCCTGATTCTGCTCACCCAAAGCTCATAATTTCTCCTGCTGGAGACAGTgccacatacacagacacctGGCAGGAAGTTTCGGAGAACCCCTCCCGCTTTGACACCACTCTAAACGTGATAAGCCAAGAGGGTTTCAAAGAAGGACGCAACTACTGggaggtgcaggtcagtgggaAAACGTACTGGGAACTGGGGCTCACCTATCCCAGCATCCCCAGGAAGGGTAACGAGGAAGACTGCTGGCTGGGCCGTGGGCCTGAGTCCTGGTGTGTGGAGTTCTTCAATGGTGATTATACAGCATGGCACAATGGGGTGCCCCATGGCCTATCCCATGTAAGTGGGAGGAGCTTTGAGCGCATTGGGGTCTTCACCAGCTTTTACAGGGGTCTGGTGTGCTTCCTGGGGGCTGACACCATGACCCCGCTGTACAGTTTTTGTGCAGGTATGTTCACTGATGAACTTCACCTGGCCATCTGTCCAGGCCATGACAACCACGGGACCAACAGGAGATCACTGCGGATCTGTGACGCCTCCAGATCTGCTCCTGTTCTATGA
- the LOC143510200 gene encoding putative E3 ubiquitin-protein ligase TRIML1 isoform X1, with protein sequence MAQHECFPGRGVSRCHDRHHTFQRWHLSGAIYRPESFTGAVETRRGHVSGTLTLRASAVMMAPCEETPIKQQGNLKKHLNILAYRMKKLSAKKMDLRKKTAALKETIKTKYDDIKRVLDEDLRITLGQLDMEEEAMERNIDENIKSCYHLSQDLDQQLTEISIQLDKQVNYDQLSFSVQVSETEERIMETLKSTDPELVQMDEFKNEQLLSLTMNLLLFIRSQVPITKKLFQTYAQKVVLNPDSAHPKLIISPAGDSATYTDTWQEVSENPSRFDTTLNVISQEGFKEGRNYWEVQVSGKTYWELGLTYPSIPRKGNEEDCWLGRGPESWCVEFFNGDYTAWHNGVPHGLSHVSGRSFERIGVFTSFYRGLVCFLGADTMTPLYSFCAGMFTDELHLAICPGHDNHGTNRRSLRICDASRSAPVL encoded by the exons ATGGCACAACATGAATGCTTCCCAGGGCGCGGGGTCAGCAGGTGCCATGACAGACATCACACGTTCCAACGTTGGCATCTCAGCGGTGCAATATATAGGCCTGAGTCCTTCACTGGTGCAGTGGAGACAAGAAGAGGCCACGTGAGTGGAACGCTGACATTAAGAGCTAGTGCAGTCATGATGGCGCCATGTGAG GAAACACCTATAAAACAACAAGGGAACCTTAAAAAGCACCTAAACATTCTTGCTTACCGAATGAAAAAACTGTCAGCAAAGAAAATGGACTTGAGG AAAAAGACAGCAGCACTGAAAGAAACGATAAAGACGAAGTATGATGACATTAAACGAGTGTTAGACGAAGATCTAAGAATCACACTAGGACAATTAGACATGGAAGAAGAGGCTATGGAGAGGAACATCGATGAGAACATAAAGAGCTGCTACCATTTATCTCAGGACCTGGACCAGCAGTTGACTGAGATCTCCATCCAGCTGGACAAGCAAGTCAACTATGACCAG TTGTCTTTTTCCGTGCAGGTTTCAGAAACAGAAGAGAG GATCATGGAGACTCTGAAGAGTACAGATCCAGAACTTGTCCAGATGGATGAGTTCAAGAATGAGCAGCTACTCAGCTTAACCATGAACCTACTGCTGTTCATCCGCTCGCAAGTCCCCATTACCAAAAAACTCTTCCAGACCT ATGCTCAGAAAGTGGTTTTGAACCCTGATTCTGCTCACCCAAAGCTCATAATTTCTCCTGCTGGAGACAGTgccacatacacagacacctGGCAGGAAGTTTCGGAGAACCCCTCCCGCTTTGACACCACTCTAAACGTGATAAGCCAAGAGGGTTTCAAAGAAGGACGCAACTACTGggaggtgcaggtcagtgggaAAACGTACTGGGAACTGGGGCTCACCTATCCCAGCATCCCCAGGAAGGGTAACGAGGAAGACTGCTGGCTGGGCCGTGGGCCTGAGTCCTGGTGTGTGGAGTTCTTCAATGGTGATTATACAGCATGGCACAATGGGGTGCCCCATGGCCTATCCCATGTAAGTGGGAGGAGCTTTGAGCGCATTGGGGTCTTCACCAGCTTTTACAGGGGTCTGGTGTGCTTCCTGGGGGCTGACACCATGACCCCGCTGTACAGTTTTTGTGCAGGTATGTTCACTGATGAACTTCACCTGGCCATCTGTCCAGGCCATGACAACCACGGGACCAACAGGAGATCACTGCGGATCTGTGACGCCTCCAGATCTGCTCCTGTTCTATGA